CCAGGTGGCCGAAATGCAACCCCCCAAACCATATCAGAGTGATTGGTCATGCTTTGAACAGCTGCCCGCATGTTGAGATCCCAAAGCTTAACTGTTTTATCACTGGATCCACTTGCAATTGCTCCACCATCAGGACTTGCATCAATACTCAGAACCCAGCTTGAGTGGCCCGACATTGACCCGATCAAGCTCTTGCCTTCAGCATCATACATGTGTATATGGGCATCATCAGATCCCGAAAAGAGAACTCTAGGGTCACTTGGAGAGTATATAAGAGATCGAACAGGCATGAGGTGTCCCTCAAGGTGGTGGAGGAACTTGCCACGTGAAACATCAAAAACAGAGATTGTCCCATCCATTGACCCACAAGCTAGTCGTCTACCGTCAGGAGACCAAGCAACTGAGAGTACAAACTTCTTGGTAGCAATTTTATCGTTTGGTTTGCTACTTTCAGGACGGGGGATTTGTAGCGAAGCAACAAGTTGCCATGTGGAGGTGTCCCATACTTTGATTGAAGTGCTACTTCCTCCAGCTACTGCTAACATTGTACCCTGATCACAAAAATATGCATTAGATTGCAGCTAACACTTATAAATTCATTACTAAAGGCCCTGCAAGGGGCATACAAATCACTTTGATCTCCATATGTAAACCACCAATTATTCGAGATTTGATGTTGCCGAAAATGAAAGGGTATATTAGCACTTTGATCTCCATATGTAAACCACCAATTATTCGAGATTTGATGTTGCCGAAAATGAAAGGGTATATTAGCACTTTAGCAGTCACGCAGATAGGCAAAACAGTTCCAGATATTTGATATTATTTGCTTAGACAACTGTCAAAGCTCATGTAAGGGCAACAAAATCTCACAAATGAGAACTAAAGGAAGCACAAAACAGATAAAAATGCAAATTGTATCCTTGTCAAAACCTTTTGGTTGTGCCTCCCAAAGTAGATGTATACCTGAATGAGCTATTATGAGCACAAAACACACTACATTTTTTCACTTATTAAACATAAGTGCATACAACACATGTGGAAGTCACTTTTATAAACATCAAATATATATACGGAAATTGTTGAATTAAGATGTTTAACCCTAATCTTCCAAATGCATGTCCAGAGCTATCTGCAATACATAAACACAATAGAAGAAAACTGAAAACCCAAGCCTATGCTCACAAGTCACAAGCCACTTAATCCTGACTTGGCCCTGAAATTAAAAAGGCAAACAAAACCAACGTGCAACTCCCATTAAGGACTGACCACCACATACCCAATGCAGTAAAGCATAAAAGCTAACCAGATGCCACAAAATGAAAATTTCCACGCCATTTTTTTCTATAGAATCGTATTACCATTACTGTCATTGAGGTACATCCTATTTTCATATATCATACTACATGTCACTACAAAGATATTATCAATGAAAACAATCATGTGTATACATCCTACGTGGCCTTATATATCACACTACTCAATCCACATAGATACCAGATACTTGTTACAGTATGTGACTACTGGATGCTTCCAACTCAAATTTCAACACAAGATACTGAACATAAGTAAATAACCATCACATCCAGAAAAGTAAGAGTGTGGTGTGCCTTACGCGTCTTTGTCCAATGCATAAAGCATATAACTCACAAATTTCCAACGATGATTAGGACAAATGGACAAGTACTCAAACTTATCACATTCCTATGGGGTTGGACTCTAGTTCTTTAGAGATGTCGAATTTGCTAAGAACTATTCAGCTCAGAGCCTTATATACACTATACTTTTTTATGTTTGATTACTAGCTTTCATGAACGGTACAAAGTATCTGTCTCTATTTAAGTTGTTGAGTAACCAATACGACAAAACAATTTCCAATGCCCAAGTATCGAAGAGTATGGACTCTCATCCCTAGCAATGAAAGGCGCCTGAGTAGCTAGTATTGAATAAGAACACAGTCGTATGCGATTAAAAATCCTCCAAAGGCAAGCAGAGTGCAGAGATACTCATCTCAGCACCAAATATAACCAACAAAAAGTTTCAAAAACCATCTGAAAAAAGAATTCACATACACAACTCCCTATATATCATGAATAACCAAAATTCACTTCTGACACAGGAAGCAATCAACAGTCAAACAGTTCAAATTCCTAAAAGAAGATAAAGCTGGATTACTCATCTGGGTATCAAAAGAATTCACAAACAAACCcaaaaacaataaattatgCCATGGGGTGGAACTGAACAACTcattcataatttataaacaactGAATAATAGAGCCTAATATATCTCCAGAACTAACCAACTAAGAACACTGATGTAGACGAGAACCGATGCGGAGACGTTAACCAACTAAGCTGGTTTCGCAATTTGGTAGTTTGGTACCCACAATTAACTTTAATTACTCATCTTGGTACCAAAAGAAAGGAACAAACAAAAATTATACCTTAGGGTGGAATTGCATTTGCCAAGATTCAGAAGGTGGGGCCTCAAGAGTAGCAATAGTAGTGTTAGAATCAACATCAAAAACCCTAACAAAGCTATCGAGGGAAGCCGAAGCGGCGATGACTCCGGAAGGATGAGCCGCAACAGAAACAACGCCGAGGCTGTGGCCGGTGTTGGTGCGCTCTAATACGACATCATCGTCGGCCTTCCAGAGGCGGACTGACTCGTCGAGGGAGCCggtaaggaggagagagaatgggcGAGTGTCGTTCGCCGGAATCCATGTCGCCGCCCATATTGAGTCGTCATGCGCTGATTCTAAGGATTTTAGGCCGGCTAGTTTCATGGTGAATAACTTAATTTTGAGTGTTTAGTGAACTCCTCGGTCTTCCCCTTTTCTCCAAGATTACAATACTACAGAAAGAAATAATTCCTAAATAATCCAGCCGATTAACTAGCAACGTTAATCTGGTGGCATGGATGGAGATAGATGGTGAAATAAGGGCACATGTGTAATTCCTTCGGCAGGCGTGAAGTTGGTGTTAACAAACGTTAACGTTGCTTGGGGAAACGTCCGTTAACGGTTTGTAACAGTTTTGTACAGTATCCAAAAGTGAAATGGACGGTTAATCCCAAAATAAAGGTTAGGTGCCAAaaaatctatctatctattactatatctATTACtgtatactaaaagagacaccagcaatgacacgtgtcaatttctggtgcaattttttcccgccaaaaaccactttcccaaaaaaaacgtatctgtttaattttatttttattctctacctttttttttataaactatgtatgtatggaaacaaaatttagtttataaattatggcaataatagatacgacgtaataataattattctaaattggtaatattttagtcaaatcgctgtattagtaatggaaaatatattgttaaactcacacacacacaaataTGAGGAGAAAAGTATATCCTTGTATTACAATATGTACAACTATTTATACAAAGGATATGAAACTTAACTTACCAAAACTCCTAAAAACCATAATGGACAACATTAATTCTTACATCAATTTCCTACATCAAGTCTTAGTCAATTTTTAGGTTACATTATGTTACAAGAATTCTAGCTAGTAACTCTAGAATTCATAACACCCCCCCTCAAGATGGAGCATGTAAGTCACGAATGCCCAACTTGCGCAACAGAAAAGTAAATTGTTTTTTTCCAAGCGCCTTAGTCAAAATGTCAGCCAATTGATGACCAGTAGGAACGTATGAAGTATTAACATTTCCGTTAATCAACTCATCGCGGATAAAGTGATTATCTACCTCAATATGTTTCGTACGATCATGAAAAACAGGATTCTTAGCAATGTGAATGGCAGACTGACTATCACAAAATAACTGCATCGGCTTGGGATGCAAAACACCAAGAGAGAATAACACAGATTTCAACCACTTAAGCTCACATATAGATACAGCCATAGAACGGTACTCAGCTTCAGCAGATGAACGAGACACGGTAGGTTGTTTCTTTGTCTTCCAAGATATCGGAGAACGCCCCAAAAAAACCAAATAACCAGATAAAGAACGACGAGTTAGCGGACAAGCCGCCCAATCACTATCACAAAATGCCGTAAGAGAAATATGAGGCATAGGGCTTAGTAAAATCCCTTGGCCAGGGCTACCTTTCAAGTAGCGTAAAACACGAGTTGCTGCATCCCAATGTAACACTTGTGGTGCACTTAAAAATTGAGCGAGAGTATGCACTGAATAACTCAATTCAGGGCGTGTCACAAACAAATAAACCAGTCGTCCTACCAAACGACGATATTGCTCAGGATAAGCAAACGGCTCCCCCTCGGCATAAGCAAGCCTATGATTTTGCTCCATAGGCGTATCGATAGGTTTACAACCTAACATTCCTGCTTCAGTTAAAATATCCAAAGTATATTTTCGTTGTGAAAGAAAAATACCTTCTGGACCTCGAGCAACTTCAATGcccaaaaaatattttaacacTCCCAGGTCCTTCATACGGAAACAAGTACTTAAATAATCTTTAAATCTTACTACAGCAGCATGGGAAGAGCCTGCAATTATCAGATCATCAACATACACAAGGACATGCATGGAAATACTACCCTGGATATAGCTGAACAAGGAGTAATCGGCATAAGATTGTTTAAAACCAAATTCCTTTAAAGCGTTGGATAACTTAGCAAACCATTGTCGTGGAGCTTGTTTGAGACCATACAATGATTTTCGCAACCTGCAAACCTTCTCTGGAGTAGGCGTACTATATCCTGGAGGAAATTGCATATATACCTCCTCAGTCAACTCACCATGTAGAAATGCATTatgaacatccatttgatgcaatTCCCAATTCAGAGAAATAGCAACTTCTAGAAAAAGACGTACTGTCCCCATTTTTGCAACTGGAGAAAAAGTTTCATTATAATCCACACCTGGAACCTGCCGATTACCAAATACAACAAGACGCCCCTTCAGACGCTCAACAATGCTCTTATCTGTATATTTTATTTCATAGACCCAACCACTACCAATTGCCTTTTTACCAGGTGGTAAATCTTCAACCGTCCAAGTACCACTATTTTCAAGAGCATCGGTTTCTTCCTGCATAGCCTTACGCCAACCGGGATCTTTAACTGCCTTTTTGAAAGAAGTCGGCTCTTTACCTTTTGTAATTGTTGTTAGAAAGCATTTGTGTCTCAATGAAAAATTATTATAATCCACATAACAAGCTATATTAAAAGGTTTACCTGAGGACTTTGATGGAGGAGGGTGAGCCTTAGTCGATGAAGTAGGGTCTATATTTTGTAGCACAACTGTATTGGTAACAAAATCACGAAGTTTCCTTGAAGGAAACTTTTGACGATGACCCCGACCAACATTCTCATTAACTATATTATTTTGTATGCCATCAACATTATCCACGTTTCCAATGGACACTGTGTGTGGATTGATTTGTTGGCTAGCATCCACTATTGCATCATCATCATGTATGCTACCATGCCTagcatcaacaacaacatcaacattGCTAGAATCACCCAACCTGCCAGTGCTACGCTCAACTATACTTGGCATACCATAGTTTCCAATAGTCCCACTCCCTTCAACGTCAATGAACTTCGTATCATCCCACAAAGAATTTTGATTAAAATACAACTCCCATTGCAATTTTTGTTTATCGGGAAGTGACTCAatgtaaggaaaaatattttcaaaaaattggACGTCACGACTCACAAAAAATTCATTTGTATCAAGATCATAAAGACGCCGACCCTTTTTACCAAAAGGAAATCCAACAAAAGTACACCGCCTAGATCTTGAGCCGAATTTGTCCTTAACACGTGGCCTATTTGCAGCATAACATAGACAACCAAACACACGTATAGAATCATATGAAGGAATTTGGCCAAACAAGCACTCATGAGGGGTTTTACCATTTAATACTTGGGTGGGAGTCCTATTAATAAGGTGAACGGCAGTGAGAACACATTCCCCCCAAAAGTACTTAGGCAATTTTGCTTGAaaccgtagtgcacgagcaacATTAAGAATGTGCCTATGTTTTCGTTCAACACGACCATTTTGTTGAGCGGTATCTACACAAGAGGTTTGATGCAAAATCCCCCTTTTCTTAAAGAAAGACCCCATACTTAAGAATTTTTGCCCATTATCACTTCTCAAAATCTTAATTCGTTTATCAAATTGAGTTTTTACCATTGCATAAAATTCACGAATTAAATTTCCAACCTCATATTTTCCGCACATCAAAAATACCCACGTAGCACGGGAAAAATCATCAACAGTAGTGAGGAAAAAACGTGCATCGTAACTAGAAAGCACCTtattagtgttaggttatgatacatatgacaattcataaatcatgcggaaaaaccatttagccaggaacatattatttacacataatcatatagcatagtttagatgcatactctttgttgcgtgccttccctagctgcgcccgaaccgaacaagaacaagtctttaggactccaagtgtcgtccctccgtagatagtccacagcacgtccggatctgccttaagattaaccaactagaatcgcccttaaggtactaaagaatttcggcacttatagtcaagaaatgtgtctgaattttctctcaaaaactcactttgaatacttgaataatctatgaaaatatgtgaccctaggcacttatttatagagttatggaaagggtttcggaatcctattaggatactaatttatttaattataaccctactaggactctaattaaataatcattatctaatagttttaggatttaatcacacttcgaatcctgattgcttcaggattcccgcacaagcaatgcacgagcaccgtacacccgcgcaagccttgcggcccacgctaggcgcacagcgctcggcccactgctgtgctccgcgcgcgcgcccaaggccttggctgggcctggccttgcgctgggcctggtcgaggctttggcgtgcgctggtgtgcgttggcttgctgggcgacggcctggctcgtgctgggccttcgtctagcgggcctcgtccgatgctaattcgtacgatacgcttccgattaaattcccgattccggaattcatttccgatacgaacaatatttaatatttccgattccggaattaatttccgtttcgaacaaatatttaatatttccgtttccggaattattttccgattccgataatatttccgattctgacaatatttccgtttccggcaatatttccgattctggtaatatttccatttccgataatattttccgatacgtaccatgtttccgtttccggcaacatctacgacttggataatatttatattttcgatacgatccatatttccgtttccggcaatatcatcgtttccggagtattcatttcttgcctgtgacgatctcagctcccactgaaaccaagatccgtcgattccgaatatccatagatggagtatctaatgccattaaatacttgatccgtttacgtactatttgtgtgaccctacgggttcagtcaagagtaagctgtggattaatattattaattccacttgaactgaagcggcctctagctaggcattcagctcacttgatctcactgaattattaacttgttaattaatactgaaccgcatttattagacttaacatagaatgcatacttggaccaagggcaatatttccttcagtctcccacttgtccttagggacaagtgtgcgtttcctaattcctttgtcgctcgatgcttgctcttgaacataaggtaagagttgtcatccttattatgtccagaggtgtttctcggtttcagagttcaactgatcaaaataaacagataatcatagcctatgattcatccgagcacggccatgcatttcacagtttctagctctccgagtggccttgtacaacttttaagcatctcatcccgatttatgggaggacaatcccaatcttgcgatcttgagattagacttcgtttgataggtgattacctgagcgttgcctttatagcctccttttacggtgcgacggttggtcaacgtcaaagcaaccagttctcaaacaagtaatctcaaatcactcaggtattgaggatttagtgtctaataattttaatgaaatttacttatgacagattttcatctcttacagtaaagtttcataggtcttgtccgatactagtcttcccaaagtaagtatctatgcaaatgattatgacattgccatgtccacatagttcaagaaacagaactactagtcatcttgcattctaatcgtctaacattttctatgcgtccaattttatagaaaactccgactagggaccattttcaacctttgacattcaagttcacttgaaagacatttcttagtcacaggactggtcctgacagtctatcttgaatatatcgtcaaattgaagggactcatcatttaataaaccacaaattaaatggaaaaatgaattcttttcatttattgtgaatgattaaccaataatgttttacaaagatttaaactctaaaactttaaaacattaaacagagacatcaaagccattctccaatatgcttgattcccatagctgcagtgtgcgagttgtgcttcgcctgcggcagaggtttagttaatggatctgatatgttgtcatcagttccaattttgcttatctcgacttcttttctttcaacgaactctcgtagaaggtgaaatctacgaagtacatgcttgactctctggtggtgtctaggctcctttgcctgtgcaatagctccgttattgtcacaatacagggctattggtcctttaatggaggggactacaccaagttctcctatgaacttccttagccatatagcttcctttgctgcttcatgtgcagcaatgtactccgcttcagttgtagaatccgcaatggtgctttgcttagcacttttccagcttactgctcctccgttgaggcagaagacaaacccagactgtgatctgaaatcatctttgtcggtttggaaacttgcgttcgtatagcctttaacaattaattcatcatctccaccataggccaggaagtcatctttgtgccttttcaggtacttcagaatgttcttggcagcagtccaatgcgcctctcctaggtctgactggtatctgctcgtagcactgagtgcgtacgcaacatccgggcgtgtacatatcatagcatacattattgaaccaatcaatgatgcatatggaatcccattcattcgtctacgctcatcaagtgtttttgggcactgagtcttgcttagagtcattccatgagacatgggtaggtagcctcgcttggagtccgccatcttgaacctatcaagcaccttattgatataagtgctttgactaagtccaatcatccttttagatctatctctgtaaatcttgatgcccaat
This sequence is a window from Spinacia oleracea cultivar Varoflay chromosome 1, BTI_SOV_V1, whole genome shotgun sequence. Protein-coding genes within it:
- the LOC110801723 gene encoding WD repeat-containing protein VIP3, whose translation is MKLAGLKSLESAHDDSIWAATWIPANDTRPFSLLLTGSLDESVRLWKADDDVVLERTNTGHSLGVVSVAAHPSGVIAASASLDSFVRVFDVDSNTTIATLEAPPSESWQMQFHPKGTMLAVAGGSSTSIKVWDTSTWQLVASLQIPRPESSKPNDKIATKKFVLSVAWSPDGRRLACGSMDGTISVFDVSRGKFLHHLEGHLMPVRSLIYSPSDPRVLFSGSDDAHIHMYDAEGKSLIGSMSGHSSWVLSIDASPDGGAIASGSSDKTVKLWDLNMRAAVQSMTNHSDMVWGVAFRPPGGAGVRSGRLASVSDDKSISLYDYS